The uncultured Carboxylicivirga sp. genomic interval CAAGCCCTCACTCTCCTCGTGTAATAGTAACAACCCATTTATTAAATATGAAGACGAAAATCTGGATTTTGCTTCTATTACAGTAGTTAATTCATCATGTTCATAAAATAGCAAATTCGTCTCCGACTGAAAAACAACTTTATTATTCCAATAATGAATATTCCAGAACTCACCACTTTGTTGAAGTTGCTTTGTTAAGGGGTAAGAATGAAATTTTAATTGCCGTAATGAATCATCATACTGATAATAACCTACTTGATTAAATAAACCTGCATATATACGATCATCAATAGCCTTTACACTGCGCACAACAAACGGAGAGCCTTCTCGATGTAATTGCCAATTGACACCATCAAATTCTAAAACACCATCATTATTCGCAAAATAAATTAAATCGTGTTTATTCTGACTTATTCTCCAGTTCTGCGTGCCTCCTCCGTATTGACGACGGTTAAAATATTCCATTTCAGGAAGGCCAACTTTTTGCGCATAAATTGAACAAGCAGTAAAAATTAAAATAAATGTGATAGTATTACTTAATATAGAGGATCTTTTCATTTTCAGGTGATTTTTAGCTATAAGCAAAATAAAGAAAAGCTGCCTTTATATAAAAGCAGCTTTCGCATAACATTCAAAAATATTTTAATACTAGGCACTCCTAATCTTACCTGTCAAGATATTATATACGGCTAAAAAGAAATATTTAATATTAGTTGTATACGGATACTTCTCCTTTTCCTCCATATAAATACGCTCAGCCTCAATATTTCCTTTATTATCTGCCATTAATAAAGAAACATATGGAGGAATGCAGCCTGGTTTAAATTGAACTCGCTTTTGACGAATATCTTCCGGCAATTCTTTAAATCGAGCTTCACTAAGTGGTCTGACTCCAACTAATGCTAAATCACCTTTTAGTAAGTTAAATAACTGAGGTAATTCATCAATCCAGTATTTTCTAAGAAACTTACCTAATCTTGTTAATCGAAAATCATCTTTTGGCTTTCCTTTTGTATTATATCCATTCATTCCAACCACATATTCCTGCAAATATTCCGAATATGGATACATTGTCCTAATCTTATAAACTTTTACTCTATTGCCTCCTTTTCCAATTCGTTCCATCGGAATAATAAATCTACTATTATTTTCTGGTTCGATTTTTGGCAAAGCAATTTTCATAACGCATATATGCAAAGTATCTTTGATGTTTCTGAAATCAATTATTGTAAATCCGGCATTAACTAATCGTCCCATCACTTCAGCTTTAGACTTACGATCCTTGAATAACTTATAATACTTTGATTCACTCATTTTAATATTACATAGAAGTAATCCCCCATCACCTAACAAATGATTTAATTGATAAAGATATTTCTGACCTTCTTTAAAAATTAGTGGATTTAAATCAATTATGACATTAAAACCCGATTGAGTTAATGTTGATCGATGATGATGAAAATCAAATACAGCTATATTTTTTTGAGTAAGAGATGCATTCTCTGACATAAAACGAAACACATCTTCACCTTGACTCTTGATTAATCGATAAATCGTTGAGCTTCGATGCAACGCTGAAATCGGTTTATGATCCGAAACTTTTCGTATTGATGTCCCTCCTGCTGCCATCTTAAAAAACGTTTGTTTAAGTATACTTATAATTGACCATCTAGCTCTAAATAATTTGACAATAGGAATAGATTCTTACATTAACGGTTAACTTTCTGATTCTATTTTTTGTATGTTAATCCTTTTAAATGTCAAATTACTTTAACCACTTTATCAGTATGAACAGACAAATTCTCTTTTTCTTCATCCTTCTTATTTTTGCAATTATTTCAGGAACAGGATTATTGATGTATATCTTTCCTTTCAGGCTTGGTATAACTATTACACATGTTGTTTTCGCTACCCTTTTTCTTGTATTTATACTATTTCATCTTATAAATAATTTCAAAACAATTATTCAATATTTATCAAAAGGGAAACGATCTATTTTATATTTCCTGATTAGTATCACTGTTATTACTCCAATTCTAATTGCTTCTTATACCCAAGCTCCCCCATTGGTAAAACTGTATCAACTGGGCAGTTTTTTTAAAAACCAAGGCATAACTAACAGTAGTCAGGTTAATTATCAAATAATAGACTTTACCCAAAAACAAGAGGAGCCAAATATTATTCTTGAATTAAAAAGAGGTGAGAGTTTTCAATATCCCCTTTTTGCCATCTGGATTGAAAGTTTAGAAGGAGAATATATTCAAACCTTATATATTTCAAGATCCATAGCAACAAGTGAGTTTGGAAGAGCTTCGGTTAATAAAAGTATTATCAGACGACCAGAAGCATTACCTTACTGGTCACATAAAAGAGGAGAAATTGCTGGTGATGGTCTATACATTCCAAAAGAGCTACCAGCAGATTTAGATGGCGTTTCTGGAGCTACTCCATCTCACAATTTTATATTTAAAACAAACTATTTATTTGATAATAACAACAGTTACCGAATATTATTGGAGGTAAATCAATCGTTTGATTGGAACAATTACTATTCGAAGAAAAAATTCCCTGAAGATAAGATATATTCAGGATCAGGTCAGGTTGGACAGCCTTCGTTAATTTATTCCTGCCAGATATCAAGTAAAGAACTAAAATCTGATATAAATCCAAAGATTATGACATTAATTGGCCACGGACATCATTCAGGCAAAAATGGAGAGCTTTATTCCGATTTGTCAAATATCACCACAGCCCGCCACATTACTGACCGAATAATACTGACAATAAAAAAATAAAGCTCTTAATAGATTTATGAAACAGTATTCTCTACCTTATGATCTAAATCACAGAATTGACTATTCTGCGAAATATATTCAGGCACAAGATCTTTCATACGACTTACCAAGAGAGTATCGTTCTCAATTTGTAAAGCAAATAACAAATCTTTGATTTTCTGCTCTACTTCACGATATACATGCCGACGTACTTTGCCTATCATTATTTTTTCATGATGCGTAGGCAATGTATTTTCTTTCGAAGCTAATAATTCTTCATATAACTTCTCACCTGGACGCAGTCCTGTAAATACAATTTTAACATCCTCATCAACCTTTAAACCTGATAAACGAATCATTTCTGAAGCCAAATCAACAATCTTAACAGGCTCTCCCATATCAAATAAGAATATTTCACCTCCAGCTCCCATAAAACCAGCTTCTAATACTAATTGACAAGCTTCTGGTATTGTCATAAAATAACGGGTAATATCCTTATGTGTTACTGTTATAGGTCCTCCTTGTGCTATTTGCCTTTTGAACAATGGAACCACAGATCCATTCGATCCTAAAACATTACCAAAACGAGTGGTTATAAAAGCAGTTTTTATGGTTTCTAATTGAGATAAGGCCTGAATATAAATTTCACAAATACGTTTTGAAGTTCCCATTACATTGGTAGGATTCACAGCCTTATCGGTAGATATCATTACAAATTTCTCAACATTAAACTGAATAGACAAATCTGCAAGGTTTTTGGTTCCTCCAATATTAACACGTATAGCTTCGTAAGGATACGTTTCCATTAACGGTACATGCTTATACGCAGCTGCATTAAAAACAATATCTGGTTTAAACCTATCAAATACATCAACCAATCTTTTTTTATTGGTTATATCTGCTAATACAACCTCAAAAGGAGCATCACTATGGCTTAACAACAACTCTTGTTGCAAATCATACAATGCTGACTCTGCAATATCAAGCATTATTATCTTCTGTACACTAAAACGCAATAATTGTCGAACAATTTCAGATCCAATAGAACCGGCAGCACCAGTAACCAAAATTACCTTACCATCAAGTCCTTCCATTATACGACCCAAATTCAGCTTAATCTCATCTCTTCCTAAAATATCTTCAATTCGAATATCCCTGATCTGCTTATCATTTGAAATACCATTTACCCAGCTATCTACCGATGGCATTATTTTAAGTTTCCAACCTTTGTTAATACAGTCTTCTGTAATCTTATGTTTTTGTTGTATACTGATTGTCTTGATAGCTAAAATAACTTCTTTCACATTTTTACTATCACCTGTCTCCAATGCTTTTTCCCATGATAAAACCGGATAAGAATGCATTTTAACTCCTAATTTGCAGGCACTATCATCAATAAGCCCCACAACATTATATTCACTATCCATGTCGCTTTTAATGGCCTCAAGTGTAATTTGCCCCATATCACCCGCTCCATAAATAAAGACATTAGTAAATGTTCTTTTTTTGGTTAATAAAGCATAAATTTCTTTTACCAGTACCCGAAAACCGACCATTAATACGACTGTTGTAACAAAATGGGCCACCAAAACCATACTTGCTACATTAATCCAATGAATATGCATTAGGTCAAATACATAATTAGCTAAAGATAAGATAAGAAAGGCAGCAAATGAAGTTAAAAGTACTTGCTTAAATTCATTATAGTTACTATGCCGAATTACACCTTTGTAAGAACCAGAAAACAAAAAGGCGGCACAATATACTACACCAACCCATAAAATATTGTTTATCAAGTTCGATACCGGATAATTAACCAACGATACATTTAACCTCACTGCATAAGCAAAAATAAATGCATTTATAACTAAAAATAAATCGATAGACAATATTAACCAGGGAGAAACAATTCTTCCCTTAACTATTCGTGAAAGTACCCACTTCATAATACTAGTTTTTCAAGTATTCTAATCTTTAAATCATCATCAAGCATTAGGATATATTTATATCCAAGCTTATAAAAAGTAACTAATTAGTTGTGTTTATATCCCTCCTAAAGCATTGTCAATTTATAACATATTTTGAGGCGATTAACTATTTTTTGCCATACCGGCTAATAGATATGACGAACGCGTGTTTTTAATAGTTTAATGATTAAAGTCATTTTTCACTTTCACCACAAAACCTTACATGTTTTATTTCCAAGTAGATAGTTTACGAAGAATAAACCTGAGCTCAAGTTAATAGTGACAACACTAATCGTAATACTTACCACTATATGCATAAGAATTATAAGCCCTTTTTGTTACTGGCAAATCATTTAACAACAAACAAAGGTTCTTAATTTTAGCTACTTTACTATCCCTTAAAAGATTAAACAGCATAGCCTTCGGTGTATGATTATGACGTGTAACAAAAATAGTAAGATCGGCATATTTTTGAAGCAATGCCGCATCTGTAACCAAGCCAATTGGTGGTGAATCAATTACAATGACTTCATATAATCGGTCTAATTCTTCCAATAAAGTATTGGTTCTGTCTCTGGCGATCAATTCTGCAGGATTTGGAGGTGTAACTCCAGCTGGTATAACGTCCAGGTTTGGATATTCCGTAGTTTCAATTAAGTGCATATCCTTATCTGTACTCGACAAATGACGACTCAAACCTGTACCATTCGATTTAATCCTTAACACCTTATCAATAGTTGGCCGACGCATATCAAAATCAATTAATAAAGTTTTCTTCCCTAACTGAGCGTATGAAATAGCTATGTTTACAGACGTAATACTTTTACCTTCTCCAGGCAAACCAGATGTCAACAATATTTTACGAGCACCTCCATTTGTTGGATAAAATTCAAGACTTGTTCTGATTGATCGAATGGTTTCTGATATAGATGATCTTGGATTGAGCATACCATTTAGTATATCCTCACTTTTCGACCATCGAGGCACAACTCCAATTAAAGGTATTTGAGTTTTACTCTCCAGATCTTCCCGATCTAAAATCTTATTGTTTGTCATTACAATCAGAAAGATAATTCCAAAGGGTAAAAACACCCCAAAGAAAACCACCATTATCAAGAAAGTTTTCATATTAGGTTTAACAATTCCCGCTGCTCTGGCATATTCAACCACTTCATTATCTGGTGTATTTGCAGCCTTGGCTAACTGAGCATCTGATCGTCTCTCAATCAGGTAAGTATACATCTTATCTGTTGTCTGGAATTTGCGCTCTATATCCAAGAGTTTTTGCTCTTGTTTTGGTAACCTTCTGATATCACGGCTCAAGGCCATTAATCGTTGATCAACACCATTAATGGCTTTATTTGTCGATTGGATATTACTTTGAGCCTGCTGCTCAATTGATCTTTTTAAAACATCCATTCGACGAGCGATACGAGCAACATTAGGGTTCTCTATTTTTGAATTAAATTGCAATCCCTCTTTCTCTGCGTTTAAGGTACTTAGCTCAGTAATCATCTGTCCAATCATCGGGTTTTCAACACCGTAAGCAGATGGAGGTAAAAGATTAAGTACATCCTGATCGCCTTTCATATAGTCCACCAGATAATTGAAATAATCCAGTTGTGTTTGCAATAAATTCTTCTCAACCTGCAGCTCTTGTGTTTTATCTATAATCATTTGCCCTTGAGCCGATACATCCATCATCTCGTTACGAGACCTGAAATTTTCTAAAACAGATTTAGCAACGCTTAAAGAATCTCCTACTCCAATTAATTGACTTTCGATAAAGCGAATGGTGTTATTAGCCACCTGGTTTTTCTTTTCCAATGTGTAATTCACTGAATTTCGGGCCAACTCATTAATAAAATCTTTTCCTTTTTGAACATTGTTAACATCAAGACTTATATCAAAAACAGATGATCCTCTATGAAAATTATTAATACTAACCCTTGATTTAAAATTACTTATCAAATAGAACTCTGAATTAATAGTAAAACTATATTGCTTAGAACGATAATTGCTGCTTCCAATTTTATCTTCATTGGGAATAATAGCAAACTCATTACCATCGAGATTAATTTTTTCAAAAAAGACATGCCTTGATTTAAAATCTGCATTCTTCTCTTTTGTTAATTCAAATGTTTTTTCATCAATAAAATTAATGTTATAGTGTTGATAGACCACATCGCTTTTGGGCGTTTCTAATTTTATCACAAAAGGCGATTCTTTGTATATCTCTCTTTTATAGAATGTTTCATCTTCGAAATAACTAATCTGAAAATCAAGATTAGCCAAAGTCTTTTCTATTTGTTTGGTAGAGGTTAAAATAACCAACTGGTTTTCAATATTGCTATAAGCTCCAATATTAATTCCAGGTAAAGCACCTTCGGCTGAACCAATTGTTGGTACTTCTTTTTGATCACCAGAAATTAATAATTGGGCATTTACCTTATACAAGGGTACGGTTGATTTATATAAATAAAAAACAGCTGCCAACGTTATCACCAAACATATAGGTAAGATATACCAATAACGTAAAGCTCTTAATATGATTTTCCAAAAATCAAACGATTTTTCATCTTGCTGAAAAGATTCGCTATCGGGAAAATTATCCATGTTAATCCTGAGTTAAAGTAGTATTGTAAAAAGTATAAAGAAGTATACCTGTATTTAAGAAAGTAAGAACTAAACCAATTGGCACCGTACTTAAATTGATTGCTTTTAAACGACGAGGTTCTACATATAAAATATCACCAGGTTTCACATAAAAATAGGGTGAATTAATTAACTTATCTTCCAGCGTATTAATGACAAACATTTGCTGTATATCACCTTCTTTCCTAATTAAACGAACTCTTTTACGATTAGCAAAATCAGTCATATCTCCTGCCATACTTAATGCTTCAAGTATATTAATCTGCTCATCGTACAATAAAAATCTCCCTGGTCCTCTTACTTCTCCTATTACTGTAATGTTATCGTTCAATAATTTAACAACCACACTACTTTGTTCAATATATTTTGAAACCGCCAGTTGCATTTTCTGACGAATCTGCTCCAATGTTAAATTAGCTACATATACTTTGCCTACAAAAGGAAAGTAGATTGAACCATCATCCTCAACTCTGTATCCGGCTAAGCTTGCTGACATTGGGCTTTCGATACGTGTAGTTGCACCTGATTCATTATTTAAGAATGCCGAAGTACGTTCATCCAAACTATTAATGCGGATATATAAATTATCACTTGGTTTAACAAGATAGGAGCCTTTTTCAACATCGTAAGTTGCCTCTACATCGCTCAATTCTTTAGCAATCTCGCCCTGCAAATAAATCGACTTTTTTAAAGATACACAGGAAGTTAGAAATATACCTGTTATCAATATTAGATAATAACTAATTTTCATTATTTGTTTATTTACTTTCCAGATACAAATATTTATAAAATAGCACAGACGGCCATCTCGTTAATCAGTGTTTTTAAAGTATTCATCAAAATGACAATTACAGTAGTATTCTAACAATAGATTCTAAAAACTTTATATGATTACCTATTCCTTTGCCTATGATTCTCAAATTGAAGACTATCAACCAGACTTTGGCATTAGACTATAAAAAAATAAATAAATCTTATATTTAAATTTATTCATGACCCAATACCTGCTCCCTTCTGTTGTAATATGATAAGCTCCGAATCCTTCTTTAAATCGAGTTACCCCAGGTCCTCCGGCAACACCTAAATCGTAGAACGAGTAGTTTTTTTCGATACTCAGCCGAATCATCTGATCATGCAGAAAATGTCCAACCTTTCTATCAGTATCTTCTCTTTTAACTCCACCAAAAACATAAGTCAACCGGCAGCCAAAATCAAAGATGACCAAAGCTCCTTTCATTTCCTCACCGACATAACAACAAGGTACCAAACACAAGCCCTGATCGACCATTTTTAGCAAAGTATCCTTGATCTTGTCCCAGCTTCTTAAGCGATATTGATGCAATTGTGCCACTTCCTCAATAATACGATAAGCTACCTCAACTTCCTTTTTATCAGTTGCATATTTAAGCGTTAACTTATTATCCAATGCAAGCCTAATATTTCGTCGTGTACTCTTATTAAACTGACTTATTGTATCCTTATAAGAATCTTCTGTATTTTGAATTACCACAGGACGAAAACCATTAATAGATGTCACAAATGGGAATTTACTTCCTGTAAGTGCATTTCTAAAAATATTGTACTCTTTAATTTTCAATGTACTTGAATCTATCAAATCACATGATTCTTCCAGGACAGGTACTCGTATCTGGCAATAAAAAGCTCTTTTTGTTTTAGCCTTTTCTAAAAACTTCTCAACGATGTAATCAAATAATTCCTCATAACCATTTTCAATTATAGGCCCATTAGAAGCAATCAATACCTTGAAAAAAGGAATTCCAACAATCAGAATTCCCAATCCGGCAACAATATTACCACCTTTATTTTTTACAATGAAGAGCTCGTAATTAAACCCTTGATAACTATGAAATGACTTTAACCAATGCCCTGATTGCTGGCAATGGCCTCGCGGAGTGCGCTGCAAGAAGGAATCCCAATCTTCAATATCCTTTTCAGATTGAGTCCAATAATATTGATAGTTATCAATCATTCAGCTTTAGTGTTTTATCCGTATCCTTCAAATAAGAATATTCTTATTTTCGCCTCTATACAAAGGAAAAAAATGCGACATTCCGCCATCTTCCTTATCATTTTTCATCATTTTTTGCTTATTATCAACAAGCAACTTATAAACTTGAGAATCAAATATTCGAGATCCGACTTTATAGGAAAAAATACTGGATGGAGCAAAATCACTTTTAAATTTCAAAAGACTGTCATTTTGATGATAACCTCCGCCTAACACATAGTATCTTCTATTATTATTTATTCCCCACTTCATAATCTCAAATTTCAATAATTCATTGGGGCGCATATAAAAATAATCTTCAAGAGTACCTCCTAAGTAATAATACATTTTTTCATCAGATAACAATACTAGTTCTGCTGCAATATCCAGATCTCCTTTTTTTACAAATACATAGATAAAATTACCCTTTAAGTGACTATTGATATACTCGAAATAAGACCGATTCATGTAATATTTAGGAGCTGCTTCTAAACGCTGCATTGTTCTATAATAAACATTAACAAATGAATCCAGCTTAATCCCCTCAAAATCAAATTCAATAGTAAGATTATGACTTAAAGCTTTTCGAATATTGCGTCTTACCTTTGGTTTAAATTCATCCCATAACACAGATTCTCCCTTATATAGATCACAAGCCACAATATCATTATTGTATTGCAAGTCTCCTGTATAATAATTTCGACTTCTACTAAAAGCATCAAACCTGATAAACTCGCTTATTATTTTATTATCTCTGACCCAATTTTGAAAAACTCTATCGAACTCATCCAACACTACACGATCTTCACCATGACCAATCAAATAGATATCTCCAAAACCATAAGGAGTTATGATATCATAATATTTTTCTGACAAAACATTTTGCGCTACCTCTCTCAAACAAAAAGGGAACAAAACTATTTGCTCCCCTTTACTGTATAAGGCACACATTGGTTCCGAATATCCTTTATAGAGCAACAGATAATCGGGATGAGCAAACACTTCTTTACCCTTCCACTGGGTCCAGATATCTATCCATTCCTTATAATCATCCTGCTGATTTGCTCTAAGTATTCGAAACATATTCTACTTAATCAATGCATTATTTTTTTTAAGAACCTTATTTAAAACATTCTCAATACGTTCCCGATCCTCATTGCTAAGGTTACTTCCCGAAGGAAGGCAAAGTCCCTGATCAAAAAGCTTTTCTGAAACACCTGTACCATAAAACGGACAACCATCAAAAACAGGTTGTAAGTGCATTGGTTTCCATAATGGACGTGATTCTATATTTTCTTCTTCCAAACTTAAGCGAATATCTTCACGTGAGATTCCACCTGTATTTTCCGGATCAACAATGATGGCTGTCAACCAATAATTCGAGAAATAATCAGAATCAGGCTCCGATTGAAAGCTAACTCCAGGTACATCTTTCAACACATTACGATACCAGTTATTCATATCCCTTCGTTTTTGAATATGGTTATCCAAAACCTCCATCTGACCTAACCCAATACCAGCAACAATATTACTCATCCGATAATTATATCCAATATGAGTATGCTGATAGTGAGGTGCATTATCGCGAGCCTGAGTAGCTAAAAACCTTGATTTGGCAATTAAATCCTCATCCTCCGAAACCAAAGCTCCGCCACCTGATGTGGTAATTATTTTGTTTCCATTAAAAGATAAAATACCAGCTTTTCCAAAGGTTCCAGTCTTTTTACCTTTGTAAACCGAACCTAACGATTCTGCGGCATCTTCAATAACAGGAATGGAATATTTGTTAGCAATTTCCATAATCTGCTCCATCTTTGCAGGCATTCCGTACAAATGTACTGGTATTATAGCTTTAGGCTTTTTGCCTTTACTTAATCTGTCATGAATAGCTTCTTCCAGCTTTTCAGGACTCATATTCCAGGTATCCGGTTCTGAATCCACTAAAATAGGTATAGCTCCTAAATATTTTATTGGGTTAACAGATGCTGCAAAAGTAAAACTCTGAACCAATACCTCATCTCCACTTCCTACATCAGCCAAAATCAAAGCTAAGTGTAATGCCGCCGTTCCGGCACTTAAAGCCGATACATGCCCGGCTCCCATATATTCAGATAGAACTTTTTCGAATCCGTTTACATTCGGCCCCAATGGAGCAATCCAATTGGTGTCGTAAGCTTCTTGTACATACTTCATTTCATTACCCCCCATATGAGGCGATGAAAGCCAAATTTTACTTTTCATTTTAAAGTAAGGTTAAATGTTACTATTTGTATTAACCCAAAAATTACTATATCAATATACTAATTTTTGAATTAAACTCTTATATACTTCAATCCATTCATTCATCTGATCTTCATAAAACAGATCAGTTGAATATTCAAGATATCCTGTAAAGTCATCCTGTTCTTCCCAATAAGTATAAAATAAATCCAATTGAGCTCCTTCTCTTTCAAAACATAATGGAGTTATATCAACCTTATCTAAGGTTAAAT includes:
- a CDS encoding GNAT family N-acetyltransferase encodes the protein MFRILRANQQDDYKEWIDIWTQWKGKEVFAHPDYLLLYKGYSEPMCALYSKGEQIVLFPFCLREVAQNVLSEKYYDIITPYGFGDIYLIGHGEDRVVLDEFDRVFQNWVRDNKIISEFIRFDAFSRSRNYYTGDLQYNNDIVACDLYKGESVLWDEFKPKVRRNIRKALSHNLTIEFDFEGIKLDSFVNVYYRTMQRLEAAPKYYMNRSYFEYINSHLKGNFIYVFVKKGDLDIAAELVLLSDEKMYYYLGGTLEDYFYMRPNELLKFEIMKWGINNNRRYYVLGGGYHQNDSLLKFKSDFAPSSIFSYKVGSRIFDSQVYKLLVDNKQKMMKNDKEDGGMSHFFPLYRGENKNILI
- a CDS encoding polysaccharide biosynthesis/export family protein: MKISYYLILITGIFLTSCVSLKKSIYLQGEIAKELSDVEATYDVEKGSYLVKPSDNLYIRINSLDERTSAFLNNESGATTRIESPMSASLAGYRVEDDGSIYFPFVGKVYVANLTLEQIRQKMQLAVSKYIEQSSVVVKLLNDNITVIGEVRGPGRFLLYDEQINILEALSMAGDMTDFANRKRVRLIRKEGDIQQMFVINTLEDKLINSPYFYVKPGDILYVEPRRLKAINLSTVPIGLVLTFLNTGILLYTFYNTTLTQD
- a CDS encoding aminotransferase class I/II-fold pyridoxal phosphate-dependent enzyme; this translates as MKSKIWLSSPHMGGNEMKYVQEAYDTNWIAPLGPNVNGFEKVLSEYMGAGHVSALSAGTAALHLALILADVGSGDEVLVQSFTFAASVNPIKYLGAIPILVDSEPDTWNMSPEKLEEAIHDRLSKGKKPKAIIPVHLYGMPAKMEQIMEIANKYSIPVIEDAAESLGSVYKGKKTGTFGKAGILSFNGNKIITTSGGGALVSEDEDLIAKSRFLATQARDNAPHYQHTHIGYNYRMSNIVAGIGLGQMEVLDNHIQKRRDMNNWYRNVLKDVPGVSFQSEPDSDYFSNYWLTAIIVDPENTGGISREDIRLSLEEENIESRPLWKPMHLQPVFDGCPFYGTGVSEKLFDQGLCLPSGSNLSNEDRERIENVLNKVLKKNNALIK
- a CDS encoding sugar transferase, which codes for MAAGGTSIRKVSDHKPISALHRSSTIYRLIKSQGEDVFRFMSENASLTQKNIAVFDFHHHRSTLTQSGFNVIIDLNPLIFKEGQKYLYQLNHLLGDGGLLLCNIKMSESKYYKLFKDRKSKAEVMGRLVNAGFTIIDFRNIKDTLHICVMKIALPKIEPENNSRFIIPMERIGKGGNRVKVYKIRTMYPYSEYLQEYVVGMNGYNTKGKPKDDFRLTRLGKFLRKYWIDELPQLFNLLKGDLALVGVRPLSEARFKELPEDIRQKRVQFKPGCIPPYVSLLMADNKGNIEAERIYMEEKEKYPYTTNIKYFFLAVYNILTGKIRSA
- a CDS encoding peptidoglycan bridge formation glycyltransferase FemA/FemB family protein — protein: MIDNYQYYWTQSEKDIEDWDSFLQRTPRGHCQQSGHWLKSFHSYQGFNYELFIVKNKGGNIVAGLGILIVGIPFFKVLIASNGPIIENGYEELFDYIVEKFLEKAKTKRAFYCQIRVPVLEESCDLIDSSTLKIKEYNIFRNALTGSKFPFVTSINGFRPVVIQNTEDSYKDTISQFNKSTRRNIRLALDNKLTLKYATDKKEVEVAYRIIEEVAQLHQYRLRSWDKIKDTLLKMVDQGLCLVPCCYVGEEMKGALVIFDFGCRLTYVFGGVKREDTDRKVGHFLHDQMIRLSIEKNYSFYDLGVAGGPGVTRFKEGFGAYHITTEGSRYWVMNKFKYKIYLFFYSLMPKSG
- a CDS encoding polysaccharide biosynthesis tyrosine autokinase, with protein sequence MDNFPDSESFQQDEKSFDFWKIILRALRYWYILPICLVITLAAVFYLYKSTVPLYKVNAQLLISGDQKEVPTIGSAEGALPGINIGAYSNIENQLVILTSTKQIEKTLANLDFQISYFEDETFYKREIYKESPFVIKLETPKSDVVYQHYNINFIDEKTFELTKEKNADFKSRHVFFEKINLDGNEFAIIPNEDKIGSSNYRSKQYSFTINSEFYLISNFKSRVSINNFHRGSSVFDISLDVNNVQKGKDFINELARNSVNYTLEKKNQVANNTIRFIESQLIGVGDSLSVAKSVLENFRSRNEMMDVSAQGQMIIDKTQELQVEKNLLQTQLDYFNYLVDYMKGDQDVLNLLPPSAYGVENPMIGQMITELSTLNAEKEGLQFNSKIENPNVARIARRMDVLKRSIEQQAQSNIQSTNKAINGVDQRLMALSRDIRRLPKQEQKLLDIERKFQTTDKMYTYLIERRSDAQLAKAANTPDNEVVEYARAAGIVKPNMKTFLIMVVFFGVFLPFGIIFLIVMTNNKILDREDLESKTQIPLIGVVPRWSKSEDILNGMLNPRSSISETIRSIRTSLEFYPTNGGARKILLTSGLPGEGKSITSVNIAISYAQLGKKTLLIDFDMRRPTIDKVLRIKSNGTGLSRHLSSTDKDMHLIETTEYPNLDVIPAGVTPPNPAELIARDRTNTLLEELDRLYEVIVIDSPPIGLVTDAALLQKYADLTIFVTRHNHTPKAMLFNLLRDSKVAKIKNLCLLLNDLPVTKRAYNSYAYSGKYYD
- a CDS encoding nucleoside-diphosphate sugar epimerase/dehydratase, which encodes MKWVLSRIVKGRIVSPWLILSIDLFLVINAFIFAYAVRLNVSLVNYPVSNLINNILWVGVVYCAAFLFSGSYKGVIRHSNYNEFKQVLLTSFAAFLILSLANYVFDLMHIHWINVASMVLVAHFVTTVVLMVGFRVLVKEIYALLTKKRTFTNVFIYGAGDMGQITLEAIKSDMDSEYNVVGLIDDSACKLGVKMHSYPVLSWEKALETGDSKNVKEVILAIKTISIQQKHKITEDCINKGWKLKIMPSVDSWVNGISNDKQIRDIRIEDILGRDEIKLNLGRIMEGLDGKVILVTGAAGSIGSEIVRQLLRFSVQKIIMLDIAESALYDLQQELLLSHSDAPFEVVLADITNKKRLVDVFDRFKPDIVFNAAAYKHVPLMETYPYEAIRVNIGGTKNLADLSIQFNVEKFVMISTDKAVNPTNVMGTSKRICEIYIQALSQLETIKTAFITTRFGNVLGSNGSVVPLFKRQIAQGGPITVTHKDITRYFMTIPEACQLVLEAGFMGAGGEIFLFDMGEPVKIVDLASEMIRLSGLKVDEDVKIVFTGLRPGEKLYEELLASKENTLPTHHEKIMIGKVRRHVYREVEQKIKDLLFALQIENDTLLVSRMKDLVPEYISQNSQFCDLDHKVENTVS